One region of Streptococcus salivarius genomic DNA includes:
- the rlmH gene encoding 23S rRNA (pseudouridine(1915)-N(3))-methyltransferase RlmH has translation MKVKLITVGKLKEKYLKDGIAEYVKRLGRFTKFESIELTDEKTPDNASESENKAILDKEGQRILAKVGDRDYVIALAIEGKQFPSEQFAKELEQATLRGYSDITFIIGGSLGLSPTVKKRANQLMSFGLLTFPHQLMRLVLVEQIYRAFMIQQGSPYHK, from the coding sequence ATGAAAGTTAAATTGATTACCGTTGGAAAATTGAAAGAAAAATATTTGAAAGATGGCATTGCGGAGTATGTCAAACGACTAGGACGCTTTACAAAATTTGAGTCTATAGAATTAACGGATGAAAAGACACCAGATAATGCAAGCGAATCTGAAAATAAAGCTATCCTAGACAAAGAGGGGCAGCGTATCTTGGCTAAAGTAGGTGATCGTGATTATGTCATTGCCTTAGCTATTGAAGGAAAACAATTTCCCTCGGAGCAATTTGCTAAAGAGTTAGAGCAAGCGACTCTTAGAGGCTATTCAGATATTACTTTTATTATAGGGGGAAGTTTGGGACTCTCTCCTACAGTGAAAAAGAGGGCTAATCAATTAATGAGTTTTGGTCTCTTAACGTTCCCTCATCAGCTTATGCGCCTTGTATTAGTAGAACAAATTTATCGCGCATTCATGATTCAGCAGGGAAGTCCTTACCATAAGTAG